One Chelonoidis abingdonii isolate Lonesome George chromosome 17, CheloAbing_2.0, whole genome shotgun sequence DNA segment encodes these proteins:
- the RIN1 gene encoding ras and Rab interactor 1 — MLWPLVLGAPCPPHSSVSLPSLGCGPVYDVPDPHAFPQPRPARGSPNNVSLLDRLLLTQSVWLQLSLNSATALHILQREPPGTFLVRQSNTRRCRVLCLRLQDDLAPAFVASYCLQERAAGISLEGSSWSFPDLLHLVAFYCLSRHHGCMWPSGTFLVATASWALVLPMPPASPTARTAPPDPPYVPATSLPAPTHLSPLPPDGSYGADEFLPFLSFLLAQCDLPQLLMEAEYMMELMEPSQLLGEGGYYLTTLQASLALLGHFHEEEPRELRPDVQRALSWQHQSQSGRPPGSPCQDPQPEKTKAPCSGCHSTTPALGAQGTAEQLQGHPTDNSLPLHPEGHHQPQEHLAQHRHSREMRPGLGPPHRLLREGAIDLDEPL; from the exons atgctcTGGCCCTTAGTGCTAGGGGCTCCCTGCCCTCCTCACagctctgtctccctccccagtCTGGGGTGTGGCCCTGTGTACGATGTCCCAGACCCACacgccttcccccagcccaggccAGCACGGGGGTCTCCGAACAACGTCAGCCTCCTGGATCGTCTGCTCCTCACCCAGTCTGTCTGGCTGCAGCTGAGCCTCAACTCTGCCACCGCCCTGCACATCCTGCAGCGTGAGCCCccaggg ACATTCCTGGTGCGCCAATCGAACACACGCCGATGCCGGGTGCTCTGCTTGCGCCTCCAGGATGATTTGGCCCCGGCCTTCGTCGCTAGCTACTGCCTGCAGGAGAGAGCAGCAG GCATCTCTCTAGAGGGCTCATCCTGGAGCTTCCCAGACCTGCTGCACCTGGTGGCCTTCTACTGCCTGAGCCG ccaccatggCTGCATGTGGCCATCGGGGACTTTTCTTgtagccacagcctcctgggcc ctcgtGCTCCCAATGCCACCTGCCTCCCCTACTGCCAGGACTGCCCCCCCCGATCCCCCCTATGTTCCTGCTACATCCCTACCAGCACCCACTCACttgtcccctcttcccccagatgGGAGCTATGGGGCGGACGAGTTCTTGCCGTTTCTGagcttcctcctggctcagtGCGACCTGCCCCAGCTGCTCATGGAGGCTGAGTACATGATGGAGCTGATGGAGCCCAGCCAGCTCCTGGGGGAAG gggGCTATTACCTGACCACTCTCCAGGCCAGCCTGGCCCTGTTGGGACATTTCCATGAAGAGGAGCCGAGGGAGCTGCGCCCCGATGTCCAGAGAGCACTGAGCTGGCAGCACCAGAGCCAGTCAGGGCGGCCCCCTGGCAGCCCGTGCCAG GACCCACAGCCTGAGAAAACCAAGGCCCCCTGCAGTGGGTGCCACTCCACCACACCTGCACTGGGAGCCCAGGGGACAGcggagcagctgcaggggcacccCACAGACAACAgtctccccctgcaccctgagggACATCACCAGCCCCAGGAGCACCTAGCTCAGCACCGCCACTCCAGGGAGATGAGACCTGGGCTGGGACCCCCACACAGGTTGCTCCGCGAAGGGGCTATCGACCTGGATGAACCCCTCTGA
- the BRMS1 gene encoding breast cancer metastasis-suppressor 1, translated as MVLHQVVMTLSRSQQVPWYHGNNPTRCHGEVSQAGAIATTRLGAMAAPVQGIPLSPTVGECPSPHIRLCASCCHGNTPHLPLAHKAQRSGQLGTIEATALWLTGLPDWLSEDGAGPVVVELPGTEKRSAHGREAAGLGSPRVPMPVHPAPKEAEEMEGDGDSAPELNGEEEESEEEHSASPSESEEESSEMDEEDCERRRSECLDEMCDLEKQFSELKEKLFKERLNQVKAKLEDVASGRAAEYLDPLGVLQNNMKIRIEVAGIYKGLCLEVVRNKHECELQGARQHLESEKLLLYDNMQSELLERIQRLEDDRQSIDITSEWWDDKLRPKNSLKKWDPFRPAKRKKAPLVSGPYIVYMLRDIDILEDWTAIKKAKAAVSPQKRKSDVLVKVEKLGAQFSARCEDGRLHYEGEIYSKGQSVILEVGDEAPAQAVITAVSTGEVWLRREDGTKTKIYVSQLQKGKYSVHKA; from the exons ATGGTGCTGCACCAGGTTGTGATGACATTGTCCAGGAGTCAGCAGGTCCCATGGTACCATGGCAACAACCCGACTAGGTGCCATGGTGAGGTGTCACAAGCAGGTGCCATAGCAACCACAAGACTAGGTGCCATGGCAGCACCAGTTCAGGGCATTCCCCTTAGCCCAACTGTGGGTGAATGTCCCTCACCTCACATTAGGCTGTGTGCCTCCTGTTGCCATGGGAACACGCCCCATCTTCCACTAGCCCATAAAGCCCAGCGCAGTGGGCAGCTAGGAACCATAGAGGCAACGGCGCTCTGGTTAACTGGTCTCCCTGATTGGCTGTCAGAGGATGGGGCGGGGCCAGTAGTTGTGGAGCTTCCGGGTACGGAGAAGCGAAGCGCTCACGGGAGGGAGGCCGCCGGCCTGGGCTCCCCGAG AGTGCCCATGCCGGTGCACCCGGCGCCCAAGGAGGCGGAGGAGATGGAGGGGGATGGGGACTCGGCACCTGAGCTGAATGGCGAAGAGGAGGAGAGTGAGGAGGAGCATAGTGCCAGCCCCTCTGAATCAGAGGAAGAAAGCTCAG AGATGGACGAGGAGGACTGTGAGCGGCGCCGCAGCGAGTGCCTGGATGAGATGTGTGACCTGGAGAAGCAGTTCTCTGAGCTCAAGGAAAA GCTATTCAAGGAGCGGCTGAACCAGGTGAAGGCCAAGCTGGAGGACGTGGCGTCGGGGCGCGCGGCTGAGTACCTCGACCCCCTGGGTGTCCTGCAGAACAACATGAAGATCCGCATCGAGGTGGCTG GCATCTACAAGGGGCTGTGCCTGGAGGTGGTCAGGAACAAGCACGAGTGTGAGCTGCAGGGAGCACGCCAGCACCTGGAG AGTGAGAAGCTGCTGCTCTACGACAACATGCAGAGCGAGCTGCTGGAGCGAATCCAGCGCCTGGAGGATGATCGGCAGAGCATCGACATCACCTCAG AGTGGTGGGACGACAAGCTGCGCCCCAAGAACAGTCTCAAGAAGTGGGATCCCTTCCGGCCCGCCAAGAGGAAGAAAGCACCGCTTGTGTCTG GCCCCTACATCGTCTACATGCTGCGGGACATCGACATCCTGGAAGACTGGACGGCCATCAAAAAG GCTAAAGCAGCCGTGTCGCCCCAGAAGAGAAAATCAGACG tgcTGGTGAAGGTGGAGAAACTGGGGGCCCAGTTCTCAGCCCGCTGCGAGGACGGGCGGCTGCATTACGAGGGTGAGATCTACAGCAAAGGGCAGAGCGTCATCCTGGAGGTCGGGGACGAGGCGCCTGCGCA ggcAGTGATCACAGCTGTCAGCACCGGGGAGGTCTGGCTGCGCCGGGAGGATGGCACCAAGACCAAAATCTACGTCTCGCAGCTGCAGAAGGGCAAGTACTCGGTGCACAAGGCCTGA
- the B4GAT1 gene encoding beta-1,4-glucuronyltransferase 1 has protein sequence MQGPARCSFFKALLWALALVALLQLLYLSLLSGLHGRQQRSRYSELFGGRRGEAPGRPSEQQKEQLKRALASGGRLDASGQYRIYTDMLGPPERAGRAPDLVLATHTSLSNLHQLQELLGRWQGPVSVALFAPGPAEVRLATLMLYALGALCGPVRQLVSAHLVCHSGDLAAFPELEDRAEFARLKACGDVFAKLARAGAGRRNYALGANASYPNNLLRNVARGAATGHYTLVLDVDMLPSEGLREAFLALAATLGAEGPPGVFVVPAFEIRHTRRLPGAKAELLQLYQVGEIRPFYEELCPRCQAPTNYSRWLNLPLGSSLNIAYTVEWRDPWEPFYISAISVPPYDERFKQYGFNRISQACELHVAGYSFSVLNNAFLVHKGFKVPSEFHAQKDAENQRNKVLFRQFKQELKLKYPGSPRRC, from the exons ATGCAGGGCCCCGCCAGATGCTCCTTCTTCAAGGCGCTGCTGTGGGCGCTGGCGCTGgtggccctgctgcagctgctctacCTGTCCCTGCTCTCGGGGCTCCACGGCCGCCAGCAGCGCTCCCGCTACTCGGAGCTGTTCGGGGGGCGCCGGGGCGAGGCGCCCGGCCGGCCCAGCGAGCAGCAGAAGGAGCAGCTGAAGCGCGCCCTGGCCAGCGGCGGGCGGCTGGATGCCAGTGGCCAGTACCGGATCTATACGGACAtgctggggcccccggagcgggCGGGGCGGGCGCCCGACCTGGTGCTCGCCACCCACACCAGCCTGAGCAACCTGCaccagctgcaggagctgctggggcgCTGGCAGGGCCCGGTCTCTGTGGCGCTTTTTGCGCCGGGCCCCGCCGAGGTGCGCCTGGCCACGCTGATGCTCTACGCCTTGGGGGCGCTGTGCGGGCCAGTGCGGCAGCTGGTGAGTGCCCACCTGGTGTGCCACTCGGGGGACCTGGCCGCCTTCCCCGAGCTGGAGGACCGGGCGGAGTTTGCCCGGCTCAAGGCCTGTGGGGATGTCTTTGCCAAGCTGGCACGTGCTGGGGCGGGCCGGCGTAACTATGCCCTGGGCGCCAACGCTTCATACCCCAACAACCTGCTGCGCAATGTGGCCCGGGGCGCAGCCACTGGGCACTACACTCTCGTGCTGGACGTGGACATGCTGCCCAGCGAGGGGCTGCGTGAGGCCTTCCTGGCACTGGCTGCAACCTTGGGTGCTGAGGGGCCACCAGGCGTCTTCGTGGTGCCCGCCTTTGAGATCCGGCACACCCGGCGCCTCCCAGGTGCCAAGGCCGAGCTACTGCAGCTGTATCAGGTGGGGGAGATCCGGCCATTCTACGAGGAGCTCTGCCCACGCTGCCAGGCCCCCACCAACTACTCACGCTGGCTGAACCTGCCTCTGGGCAGTTCCCTGAATATTGCCTACACCGTGGAGTGGAGGGACCCCTGGGAACCCTTCTACATCAGTGCCATCTCTGTGCCACCGTATGATGAAAGATTCAAGCAGTATGGGTTCAACCGCATCAGCCAG GCATGTGAGCTCCATGTGGCCGGGTACAGTTTCTCAGTGCTGAACAATGCTTTCCTGGTGCACAAAGGTTTCAAGGTGCCGAGCGAGTTCCATGCACAGAAGGATGCTGAGAATCAGCGCAACAAGGTGCTCTTCCGCCAGTTCAAGCAGGAGCTGAAGCTGAAGTATCCTGGTTCACCGCGCCGGTGCTGA
- the SLC29A2 gene encoding equilibrative nucleoside transporter 2 isoform X2: MARQDAPKDQFHAVGIIFFILGLGTLLPWNFFITAIPYFQARLIVGTSSTVGLEGNSSGTQRAGDEFNFNNWLTLLSQLPLLLFTLLNSFLYQCIPDKVRVLGSMSGILLLFILTAVLVRVEMPPHSFFSITISSVWFINSFCAILQGSLFGQLGTLPQGYSTLFLSGQGMAGTFAASAMLLSMASGADAQTSALSYFITPCVGTLISIVCYLVLPHMAFFRHYLERSWQRDSRNELETKAGLLGPEEQSGDQLERPGEEPQGPEKPMLGMANGTLRTLEEISVESSGKGAFALHNGTAISAQNGGPGPERPSLFSVLRKIWLLALCIVMVFTVTLSVFPAITATVTSALESKQWSEFFTPVCCFLLFNMIDWLGRSITSYCLWAGAAAGERAGRSHHDLLLGTRAVVWGWALLPPQGPAVSSPRIHPFIFQHLV; the protein is encoded by the exons ATGGCTCGTCAGGATGCGCCCAAGGACCA GTTTCATGCTGTGGGAATCATCTTCTTCATCTTGGGTCTGGGCACCCTCCTGCCCTGGAATTTCTTCATCACGGCCATCCCG TATTTCCAGGCCCGGCTCATTGTGGGGACCAGCTCGACCGTGGGCCTTGAGGGCAACAGCTCTGGGACGCAGCGGGCTGGGGATGAGTTCAACTTCAACAACTGGCTGACGCTGCTCTCACAGCTCCCGCTGCTGCTCTTCACCCTGCTCAACTCCTTCCTCTACCAATG catcCCGGACAAGGTGCGGGTCCTCGGCAGCATGAGtggcatcctcctcctcttcatcctcacGGCCGTGCTGGTCAGGGTGGAAATGCCCCCCCACAGCTTCTTCTCCATCACCATAAGCTCTGTGTGGTTCATTAACT CATTCTGTGCCATCTTGCAAGGCAGCCTGTTCGGGCAGCTGGGcaccctgccccagggctatAGCACTCTCTTCCTGAGTGGCCAGGGCATGGCCGGGACCTTTGCAGCCAGTGCCATGCTGCTCTCCATGGCTA GTGGTGCGGATGCGCAGACGTCTGCCCTGAGCTACTTCATCACCCCCTGTGTCGGGACCCTGATCTCCATTGTCTGCTATCTGGTGCTGCCCCATATG GCCTTCTTCCGTCACTACCTGGAGCGGAGCTGGCAGCGTGACTCACGCAATGAGCTGGAGACCAAGGCTGGGCTGCTGGGCCCCG AGGAACAGAGTGGGGACCAGTTGGAGAGGCCTGGGGAGGAGCCACAGGGCCCGGAGAAGCCAATGCTGGGAATGGCCAACGGGACACTCAGGACATTGGAGGAGATCAGTGTGGAGAGCTCCGGGAAAGGAGCCTTCGCCCTGCACAATGGGACAGCCATCAGTGCCCAAAACGGGGGGCCGGGACCAGAGAGACCTTCACTGTTCAGTGTGCTCCGAAAg ATCTGGCTGCTGGCACTCTGCATTGTCATGGTTTTCACTGTCACCCTGTCCGTGTTCCCTGCCATCACTGCCACCGTCACCAGCGCCTtggagagcaagcaatgga GTGAGTTCTTCACCCCTGTTTGCTGCTTCCTGTTGTTCAACATGATAGACTGGCTGGGCCGCAGCATCACCTCATACTGCCTCTGG GCAGGTGCTGCCGCAGGAGAGCGAGCTGGCCGGAGCCATCATGACCTTCTTCTTGGCACTAGGGCTGTCGTGTGGGGCTGGGCTCTCCTTCCTCCTCAAGGCCCTGCTGTGAGCTCCCCTCGGATCCATCCCTTCATCTTCCAGCATCTCGTCTGA
- the SLC29A2 gene encoding equilibrative nucleoside transporter 2 isoform X1, whose translation MARQDAPKDQFHAVGIIFFILGLGTLLPWNFFITAIPYFQARLIVGTSSTVGLEGNSSGTQRAGDEFNFNNWLTLLSQLPLLLFTLLNSFLYQCIPDKVRVLGSMSGILLLFILTAVLVRVEMPPHSFFSITISSVWFINSFCAILQGSLFGQLGTLPQGYSTLFLSGQGMAGTFAASAMLLSMASGADAQTSALSYFITPCVGTLISIVCYLVLPHMAFFRHYLERSWQRDSRNELETKAGLLGPEEQSGDQLERPGEEPQGPEKPMLGMANGTLRTLEEISVESSGKGAFALHNGTAISAQNGGPGPERPSLFSVLRKIWLLALCIVMVFTVTLSVFPAITATVTSALESKQWSEFFTPVCCFLLFNMIDWLGRSITSYCLWPEKRLWLLLLLVGLRFLFVPLLMLCQAKPRTRLPVLFHHDAWFILFMLPFSLSNGYFVSLTMCLAPKQVLPQESELAGAIMTFFLALGLSCGAGLSFLLKALL comes from the exons ATGGCTCGTCAGGATGCGCCCAAGGACCA GTTTCATGCTGTGGGAATCATCTTCTTCATCTTGGGTCTGGGCACCCTCCTGCCCTGGAATTTCTTCATCACGGCCATCCCG TATTTCCAGGCCCGGCTCATTGTGGGGACCAGCTCGACCGTGGGCCTTGAGGGCAACAGCTCTGGGACGCAGCGGGCTGGGGATGAGTTCAACTTCAACAACTGGCTGACGCTGCTCTCACAGCTCCCGCTGCTGCTCTTCACCCTGCTCAACTCCTTCCTCTACCAATG catcCCGGACAAGGTGCGGGTCCTCGGCAGCATGAGtggcatcctcctcctcttcatcctcacGGCCGTGCTGGTCAGGGTGGAAATGCCCCCCCACAGCTTCTTCTCCATCACCATAAGCTCTGTGTGGTTCATTAACT CATTCTGTGCCATCTTGCAAGGCAGCCTGTTCGGGCAGCTGGGcaccctgccccagggctatAGCACTCTCTTCCTGAGTGGCCAGGGCATGGCCGGGACCTTTGCAGCCAGTGCCATGCTGCTCTCCATGGCTA GTGGTGCGGATGCGCAGACGTCTGCCCTGAGCTACTTCATCACCCCCTGTGTCGGGACCCTGATCTCCATTGTCTGCTATCTGGTGCTGCCCCATATG GCCTTCTTCCGTCACTACCTGGAGCGGAGCTGGCAGCGTGACTCACGCAATGAGCTGGAGACCAAGGCTGGGCTGCTGGGCCCCG AGGAACAGAGTGGGGACCAGTTGGAGAGGCCTGGGGAGGAGCCACAGGGCCCGGAGAAGCCAATGCTGGGAATGGCCAACGGGACACTCAGGACATTGGAGGAGATCAGTGTGGAGAGCTCCGGGAAAGGAGCCTTCGCCCTGCACAATGGGACAGCCATCAGTGCCCAAAACGGGGGGCCGGGACCAGAGAGACCTTCACTGTTCAGTGTGCTCCGAAAg ATCTGGCTGCTGGCACTCTGCATTGTCATGGTTTTCACTGTCACCCTGTCCGTGTTCCCTGCCATCACTGCCACCGTCACCAGCGCCTtggagagcaagcaatgga GTGAGTTCTTCACCCCTGTTTGCTGCTTCCTGTTGTTCAACATGATAGACTGGCTGGGCCGCAGCATCACCTCATACTGCCTCTGG ccagagAAGAGACTATGGCTACTGCTCCTGCTGGTGGGCCTCCGCTTCCTGTTTGTGCCCCTGCTGATGCTGTGCCAGGCCAAGCCCCGCACCCGCCTGCCCGTGCTCTTCCACCATGATGCCTGGTTCATCCTCTTCATGCTGCCTTTCTCACTCTCCAATGGCTACTTTGTCTCACTCACCATGTGCCTCGCCCCCAA GCAGGTGCTGCCGCAGGAGAGCGAGCTGGCCGGAGCCATCATGACCTTCTTCTTGGCACTAGGGCTGTCGTGTGGGGCTGGGCTCTCCTTCCTCCTCAAGGCCCTGCTGTGA